In Pseudomonadota bacterium, the genomic stretch CGGCCATCAAGGCGCAGCCGCCGTTTGATGAATCCGGTATTTTCGAAGCGGGACTCGATCCCTTTCCGCCCAGCCGTCCGGCCACCACCGAACTCGCCAAGGCCAAGGGCGAGGCGCTCGGCGTCAAGGTCAAGGCCGGCGGCAACCGCCCCTACCAGCCGGTGGTCGACAAGTTCTTCTACTGGCTGCGCGCCAGCCGTCTCGAGACCGACCGCGTCGCCTACTGGTGGGCGAACCGCATGGTGTCTTCGCCGACGCCGCTGAAAGAAAAAATGGCGGTGTTCTGGCACGGCCATTTCACCAGCAGCGAAGAGAAGGTGCGCGACTACCGCAAGATGCTGCGCCAGCTCGAACTGTTCCAGTCCCAGGGCCTCGGCAATTTCCGCACGCTGCTGATTGGCGCGGCGCAAGACCCGGCCATGCTTGCCTATCTCGATGCGGGCGTGAATGTCAAAGGCGCGCCCAACGAGAACTTCGCCCGCGAGATCATGGAAATGTTCACCATGGGCGTCGGCAACTACAGCGAACACGACATCCGCGAAGCGGCGCGCGCCTTCACCGGCTGGTATTACAGCGGCCTCGAATTCAAGTTCGACGCCGCCAAGCACGACGACGGCGACAAGGAGTTCCTGGGCGCGAAGGGCAACTTCGACGGCATCCAGGTCATCGACCACATCCTCGCGCAGCCGGCCACCAGCCGTTACATCGCCGCGCGCATCTACCGTTACCTGGTGCGCGACGATCTGTCGCCCGAACTCAGCAGCGCCCTGGCCGAGCGGCTCAAAGCCGGCAACTACGACATCGCGGCCTACCTCGAGATGCTGTTCATGTCGCGCGACTTCTACAGCCCGGCGTCGGTCGCGACGCGCATCAAGAGCCCGGTGGAACTCGTGATCTCGACCTATCACAAGCTCGGATTGAAGAGCGTGCCGGGCGCACCGGACTTCAACTTGCTCACCGAGTCTCTCGGGCAACGCCTCATGCATCCGCCGACCGTCGCCGGCTGGAGCTACGGACGCAGCTGGGTGACACCGAGCTTGCTCATCGAACGCGGCAACTTCGCGCTCGACGTGATGTTCCCGGACATCAATTTCATCGCCGCCGACCGTTACCCCGTCTATCCGACCGGCGACGAGATCCGCCAGGTGCATGAACGCATCCGTGCCGGCATGGACATGACCGCCGCCACCGCGCCGGTCGCCAAGGACATGGGCAAGAACGGGATGGCGATGTCCAACCAGGTCGAGCACGCCGAGGAGTTCAACACCCGCTACGGGAGCTATCGCGGCTGGCAGATGGCGATCGAAAGGGTCAAGCCAATCCCGCGCGACGCGCCGCGCGTGGAACTGACGCGCATGGTGATGGGCAACGAGCTCGCGACGCCGGCCGCGGTGGTGGATTACTTCAGCGCGCGCTTCCTGTCGGTGCCGCTCGATGGCGCCACGCGTCGGAAGCTCATCGACAGCTTCACCGCCGAACTCGGCACCAGCGACGTGCTCGCCGCCGCGAGCTACATGGAAGATCCGCTGCGCGTGCTGCTGCACCTGCTGCTGAGCCGCCCCGAGTACCAGTTAGGTTGAGGATCGCCACCATGATGAACCGTCGCCAACTCCTCACCCGCCTCGCCGCCCTCGGTGGCGGCGGCCTGGTCGCCGGCGCCGTGCCCGGCATCTTTCAACAGGCGCTGGCCGCCGATGGCGCCGCCAACGAACGCATCCTGGTGGTGTTCGAAATGTCGGGCGGCAACGATGGCTTGAACAGCATCGTGCCCTACGCCGACGACACCTACTACAAGCTGCGCCCGCGCATCGCCATCAAGAAGGACAAGCTGCTCGCGCTCGATGACCACTTCGGCTTCAACCCCGGCATGCTCGGCATGCAGCGCTTGTGGAACGACGGCAAGCTCGCCATCGTGCACGGCGCGGGTTATGCGCAGCCCTCGTTCTCGCATTTCACCTCGATGGCCTACTGGCACACCGCCGCGCCGAATTCCGGCGATGAATACGGCTGGTGCGGCCGCCTGGCCGACACCCTGGCGCCCAAGCCGGTGCCGAACTTCCTGGTCAATGTCGACACCACCCAGAGCCTCGCGGTGCGCAGCCGCGTGCACACGCCGGTGGTGTTCGACGAACCGGAGCGGTTCGCGCGCCTCGGCATGAAACAGGAACGCGCGGTGCTCGACTACGTGTCGAGTTCGGCCGGCGGCAACGCAAGTCTCGAGTATCTCGAGCAGGTGGCGCGCAGCGCCGACGAGGCGTCGCAGCTGGTGCGTGACGCGTGGGCGAAATACAAGACGCCGGTGGACTATGGCCTGGTGCCCGCGCAATTGCCCAAGGTCGCGGCCTGCATCGCCGCCGGCCTGCCGGCGCGCATCTACTACCTTGCGTACCGCAACAACGCCTTCGACACCCATGTGCAGCAACCCGATCTGCACCAGCGCCTGCTGAGCTACGTGGCCGATGGCATCCACGGCTTTCAACGCGATCTCGAGCGCCTGGGCGTGGCCGACCGCGTGACCACCATGATCTTTTCCGAGTTTGGTCGACGTGCACCGGAAAACACCAATGGCGGCACTGACCATGGCGCCGCCAACAACATGTTCATGGTCGGCAGCAAGGTGCGTGGCGGGCATTATGGCCAGCCGGTCAGCCTCACCAATCTCGACGAGGGCGACAACCTGGTCTACACCACCGACTTCCGTCGCGTGTACGCCACCGCCATCGACCACTGGCTGCAGCCGGGCGCCGCCAAGGCGGTGCTCAAAGGTGAATTCGAGAGCTTGCCGATTTTCGGTTGAGGACTTGCGCTCTCGATCCGCGTGCGCCGCCGGCGTGGCGCACTTCATTCCATTCTCGTCGCAAGGGGAAAACCCATGAGTATTTATGAACGACGCACCTACTCGGTCATCGTCGGCCAGATGCAGGAAGTCATCCGCGTCTATTCCGAAGTCGGCTACCCGATGTTCGAGGCCGGTGGATTCGCGAAGAACCTGGTGGGTTACTTCATCAGTGACACCGGTCCGCTGCATCAACTCATCCACATCTGGCGCTTCGACGACGACGCCGCGCGCCGCGCATTCTGGCAGCGGTTGTATGGCCATCCCGACTTTGCGGGCTTCGCCAAGCAGATCCGCCCGCTGCTGCATGCGCAGGAAAACCAGTTGATGGTGTCGGCGCCGTGGGGGCCGAAACCCTGAACTTCCGCGCTGCGACGGGCCGGCGCAAAATCGGTCCGCCGCGGCGCGCGAATTGCCCGTGCTGCATGGCGCGCATACCATGCACCGACACCCATCCCACCCCGTCAACGCCCCGGGAGGCCCCATGGATTCCGAATCATTGAAAGCGCTGCAGGCGCCGCTGAAGGATCAATACCGCACGCAGCCTGAAGCCGCGCTCATCACGCTGTGCGCCGAGTCCAACGGCATCGATGGCGTGGCCTGCAAACTGTCCACCAGCAAGGGCATGGTGGAAGCCGGCCTGCATCCCGCCACCGGCGGACCGGGCACCCAGGCCTGTTCGGGCGACATGCTGCTCGAAGCGCTGGCCGCCTGTGCCGGCGTGACCCTGCAGGCAGTCGCCACCGCGTTCGGCGTCAAGCTCACCCGCTCGACGGTGCGCGCCGAGGGCGACCTCGATTTTCGCGGCACCCTCGGTGTGGCCAAGGACGCGCCGGTCGGTTTTCGCGACATCCGCCTCACGTTCGACATCGCCGGCGACGCGCCGCAAGAAACCCTGAAGAAAATCGTCAGCACCAGCGAGCGTTACTGCGTGGTGCTGCAGACCATCCAGCAGCGCCCCAACATCTCGGTCGAAGCGCGCCTCGCCTGAGGCCGGCGCGCCCGGCGTCCGCGCGCCGTTACTGGATCTCCAGGCTGCGGGCGACACAGCGCCCGCTCGGTTCGACGAAATAGCCGACCAACACTTCGAAATCGCTCTGCTTGGCGGCGAGCAACATCGCCAAGGTGTCGACGCTGTCCAGGGGTTGGGCAAAGGATACCGGCCGCGCCGTCGTCACATACGTCGGGTCGAGGGTGCAGCCATCGAAGCTACCGCCGTCGGCACGGCCGAACTTGACGATGCTGACGCCGACCCCGTTCTTCGGCGAGATGCGCAGCTTGCCAATCTTGGTACGGGTGACGGCACTGCTGGCCGCCGTGGAGCTCACGACCAGCGCGGTGAAGAGCGCGGTAAGAATCAGTTTGCGCATGCTCGACTTCCTTTTTCGACTGAGTAGTTCGACGACAGTAGCACACGCGTGCGCCAGCACCGTCGACACCACCCTTCGTGGAGGGGGTGAGGCGCGATCGCTGTGCTAGACTCCAGGCCAATCCAGGCACCCTCCCGGCCGTCATGCAGTTCGTCCCGTGCATGGGTCGGATACGTGCCGGCCCGTCCACGATGCATACGCCGCCAAGCCACGGTTGCCTCGCGCGCCGGGGTGGCAGGCCGACAGGAGCCCATCATGTTGCAAGGCAAGCGTGTAGTCGTCACCGGCGCCAACGGCGCGCTCGGACGCGCGGCGGTGGCATTGGCCGCCGAGTACGGCGCCGAGGTCGTCGAGCTCGATCTGCGTTTCGACGGCACGCCCGGCGCGCATCAGCATGCGCTCGACCTCACCGACGCCGACGCCACCCGCGCCTGCCTCGCCGCCATCGGCCGCATCGACGCGGTATTCAACATCGCCGGCGGCTTCGACATGGGCCCCATGGTCCACGAGACCACGCCCGAGCAATGGCAGCACATGATGCGCATGAACGTCGACACCGCGCGCAACGTCATCGCCGCCGTGGTGCCGGGCATGCTGGCGCGCGGCCGCGGCAGCATCGTCAACGTCGGCGCGCTGTCGGCGCGTGAAGGCCAGGCCAACATGGGCGCCTACTGCGTGGCCAAGAGCACCGTCATGCGCCTGACCGAAAGCCTGGCCAAGGAACTGCGCGCCAAGGGCATCAATGTCAACGCGGTGTTGCCGAGCATCATCGACACCCCGACCAACCGCCGCGACATGCCCGATGCCGATCACAGCCGCTGGGTGGCGCCGCGCGATCTTGCCGCCGCCATGTGTTTTCTCGGCTCCGACGCGGCGCGCGCCATCCACGGCGCGCTGTTGCCGGTCAGCGGGCTGGCCTGAGTCATGCCCATGAGCATCCGCGACCAGGCCTGCGTCACCGGCATCGGTGAAACCAAGTACACCCGCGAAACCACCCGCACCCAGGCCGAGCTGACCTTCGAAGCCGCGCTCGCCGCAATCGCCGATGCCGGCCTCGAACCGAAGGACATCGACGGCGTGGTGCCCTACGTGATGGGCGGCGTGATCGCCGAGGATTTCATCACCAATTTCGGTTTGCCGGACCTGCGCTACTCGGCGCTCACGCCAATGGGCGGCGCGAGCTCGGTGGCGGCCCTGCAGAACGCCGCCCTGGCGGTGGCCGGCGGGCTTGCCAACCACGTCTTGATCACGCTCGGCCGCGGCGCACTGTCGACCGGACGCATCACCGACAGGATCGGCCAGATGCCGCAGTTCCGCGTGGTCGGTGAATTCGAGATGCCGATGGGCACCGTCGCGCCCGCGCAGTTCTATGCGCCGATGGCGCGCCGTCACATGGAACTGTATGGCACCACCAGCGAGCAGCTCGGTGAAATCGCCGTGACCTTCCGCAAGCATGCGCTGCTGCACGACAACGCCATGATGCAAAAGCCCATGACGCTGGCCGATCACCAGGCCTCGCGCATGATTGCCGATCCGCTGCGCCTGTACGACTGTTGCCTGGAAAGCGCGGGCGCGGCGGCGGTGGTCATCAGTCGCGCGGACCGCGCGCGCGATCTGCGCCAGCCGCCGGTCTACATCGGCGGCGTCGCCGAAGGCCATCCCGATTCGCCGAGCACCATCACGCAGCGCCCGGACATCTGTCGCATCGGTCTCGCCAAGGCCGCGCCCAAGGCCTTCGCCATGGCCGGCGTCACGCACCAGGACATCGACGTCGCCGAGATCTACGACTGCTTCACCTACATCGTGCTGTGCCAACTGGAAGACATGGGCTTCTGTGCCAAGGGCGAAGGCGGCGCCTTCGTGCAGGGCGGCCGCATCGCGCTCGGCGGCGAGCTGCCGGTCAATACCCACGGCGGACTGTTGTCGCAGGCGCACATCGCCGGCATGAACCACATCGTCGAACTGACCCGCCAGCTGCGCGGCCAGGCCGGCGCGCGCCAGGTCGCGAACGCCGAGGTCGGGCTCGTGACCGGTTATGGCGATCTCGGCGATGGCTCGATTGCCATCCTTCACCGTTGAGCAGCGCCATGAATGCACCGAACTACGACAAACCACTGCCCGACATCACCGCCCTGACGCGTCCGTTCTGGGACGGCCTGCGCGAGCATCGGCTGGTGCTGCAGGCCTGCGCGCGCTGCCACACCGTGCGCCACTATCCACGGCCGGTGTGCGACCGCTGTTATTCGATGGAGAGCGTGTGGGTGACGGGCAGCGGCCGTGGCACCCTGCACAGCTGGACGGTCAACCACCATCCGTTTCATTTCGCCTTCAAGCGCGAGAGCCCGTTCATCACCTCGACGGTGGATCTCGCCGAAGGCGTGCGCATGCAGGCGCCGCTGCGCGACGCCGATGCGAGCCAACTCGAGTTGGGCATGCCTGTCGAATTGGTATTCGAGGACATGACGCCGGAGCTGACCTTGCCGGCGTTTCGTCTTGCTTGACGGCGCACTAGCGCCGCGACATGGTAGGTGCGAATAAATCCGCACCTGCAGGGACATCATGGATACGCTGCTCACCGATGACATCCGCGCCTGGATCGGGCGCAGCGACGCACCGCAGACCATCGAGGTCACGCGGCGTGACATCATCAAGTACGCGCTCGCCAGCGAGCAGTCGCTGCCGCGTTACCTGAATGGCGACGAAGCGCCGCCGATGTTCCTGTTCGGCGCCGACAGGCCGCTCACCGCGCTGGCCGAGCTCGGGCCCGATGGTTTGCGCCAGGACAACCTGCTGCCGCCCCTGCCGCTCAAGCGCGTGATGGCGGGCGGTGTGAAACAGCGCTATCAGCGCGCCATCGTGCCGGGCGACGTGCTGCACATCACGCGCACGGTCAGCGATATTTTCGAAAAGCAGGGCGGCAGCGGGCCCTTGATCTTCGTCGTCTACGACATCGAGGTGCGAGACGCCGCCGGCGCGCTCGTCATGCAGGAAACCCAGACACGCATCATTCGTTGACCATGCCCACATTCGATACCCTGACGGTCGGCACCGAATTGCCATCGCGCAGCCACACGGCGAGCAATGTTTCGCTGTTCCTGTACAACGCCGCGATCTGGAATCCGCATCGCATCCATTACGACGAAAACTACACGCGCGAAGTGGAGAAGCATCCGGGCATCGTCATCGACGGCCCCCTGCAAGGCGACTGGCTGACGCAGGTGGTGACGCGCTGGCTGCAGGATGACGGCGAACTGCTCGAATTCGAATACAGCAACCGGCGCGCCTCCTATCTCGGCGATCGGCTCACCGCCAGTGGCCGCATCGTCGCGCTCGACGCGGCGCGACGCGAAGCGAGCCTCGATCTCGCCATCACCGACGAGAGCGGCCACATCACCACGCCCGGTCATGCACTGGTGCGGCTCAGGCGCTGAGCGTTCGAGCGCGGGATCGCCCCTGATCGGGATCAATACGCATCGCCCCGCGTGGCGCGAGCATAGAGACCAACGCCACCAGCCGAGGTCTTGCCATGTGCTACAAGGATATCGTCGTCCAGATTGCCGATGGCCCTGACTGCGCAACGCGTCTCGCGCTGGCCTTGAAGCTCGCCACGCTGCACGGCGCCCATCTCACCGGGCTGTACGTGGAGCCGCCCTTGCCGATGTCGGCCTTTCCCGAGATCCCGGTGCCGGTGGAGATCATCGACGCGCAGGAAGCAGCCGCCGCGCAACGCCTTGCGGCACTCGAGCAGCAGTTCGCGCAGGCCGCCCGCCAGGCCGGCGTCAGCGCCGAATGGCGCGTGTCCCATGCCGACGCGGTGACCGCGCTCAACGTCAATGCACGCTACGCGGACCTGTTGGTGACCGGTCACAGCGAAGACAGCAACGTGAGCTGGTTCGACATCGCCGCCACCAAGCACATCGCGCTGGAGTCCGGTCGACCGGTGCTGGTGGTGCCCTGCCATGCGGCGGTCGCGACTTTCGGTGAGCGCGTGCTGGTGGCCTGGAACGGCAGTCGCGAAGCGGTGCGCGCGGTGCACGATGCCCTGCCGCTGCTCAAGCGCGCGGCCTTCGTGCAGGTGGTGGTGATCAACCCCAGCGTCGGCTACGGCGATCACGGCGCCGAGCCGGGCGCCGACATCTGCCGACACCTTGCCCGCCACGGCATCCAGGCCGAAGCCTATGTCGGTCACGCCGACAGCCAGGCCATCGGTGCGGCCCTGCATCAGCAGGCCACCGCCATCGGCGCTGATCTCGTGGTGATGGGTGCCTACGGCCATTCGCGTTTTCGCGAACTGGTGCTGGGTGGCGTGACGCGACACCTGCTGCAACACCTGCCGGTGCCCATGCTGATGGCGCACTGAAGCCGCGGTCGCGGACGCGCGGGCAGCGAGCATGGGCAACCTCTCCCTGGTCGACGAGCTGCTGGGCGCGGACGCCGGCGCCGGCACGCGCGGCGTGGCGGATTT encodes the following:
- a CDS encoding DUF1800 domain-containing protein yields the protein MFAYRCSRFFVLVFAALGSLAALAAPPASDGKDDLSPIADSEWNRAHAAHLLERAGFGGTPAEIDRLARMTPRQAVRHLVYFEGVDAAAIKAQPPFDESGIFEAGLDPFPPSRPATTELAKAKGEALGVKVKAGGNRPYQPVVDKFFYWLRASRLETDRVAYWWANRMVSSPTPLKEKMAVFWHGHFTSSEEKVRDYRKMLRQLELFQSQGLGNFRTLLIGAAQDPAMLAYLDAGVNVKGAPNENFAREIMEMFTMGVGNYSEHDIREAARAFTGWYYSGLEFKFDAAKHDDGDKEFLGAKGNFDGIQVIDHILAQPATSRYIAARIYRYLVRDDLSPELSSALAERLKAGNYDIAAYLEMLFMSRDFYSPASVATRIKSPVELVISTYHKLGLKSVPGAPDFNLLTESLGQRLMHPPTVAGWSYGRSWVTPSLLIERGNFALDVMFPDINFIAADRYPVYPTGDEIRQVHERIRAGMDMTAATAPVAKDMGKNGMAMSNQVEHAEEFNTRYGSYRGWQMAIERVKPIPRDAPRVELTRMVMGNELATPAAVVDYFSARFLSVPLDGATRRKLIDSFTAELGTSDVLAAASYMEDPLRVLLHLLLSRPEYQLG
- a CDS encoding DUF1501 domain-containing protein, with the translated sequence MNRRQLLTRLAALGGGGLVAGAVPGIFQQALAADGAANERILVVFEMSGGNDGLNSIVPYADDTYYKLRPRIAIKKDKLLALDDHFGFNPGMLGMQRLWNDGKLAIVHGAGYAQPSFSHFTSMAYWHTAAPNSGDEYGWCGRLADTLAPKPVPNFLVNVDTTQSLAVRSRVHTPVVFDEPERFARLGMKQERAVLDYVSSSAGGNASLEYLEQVARSADEASQLVRDAWAKYKTPVDYGLVPAQLPKVAACIAAGLPARIYYLAYRNNAFDTHVQQPDLHQRLLSYVADGIHGFQRDLERLGVADRVTTMIFSEFGRRAPENTNGGTDHGAANNMFMVGSKVRGGHYGQPVSLTNLDEGDNLVYTTDFRRVYATAIDHWLQPGAAKAVLKGEFESLPIFG
- a CDS encoding NIPSNAP family protein, which codes for MSIYERRTYSVIVGQMQEVIRVYSEVGYPMFEAGGFAKNLVGYFISDTGPLHQLIHIWRFDDDAARRAFWQRLYGHPDFAGFAKQIRPLLHAQENQLMVSAPWGPKP
- a CDS encoding OsmC family protein, translated to MDSESLKALQAPLKDQYRTQPEAALITLCAESNGIDGVACKLSTSKGMVEAGLHPATGGPGTQACSGDMLLEALAACAGVTLQAVATAFGVKLTRSTVRAEGDLDFRGTLGVAKDAPVGFRDIRLTFDIAGDAPQETLKKIVSTSERYCVVLQTIQQRPNISVEARLA
- a CDS encoding SDR family oxidoreductase, which codes for MMLQGKRVVVTGANGALGRAAVALAAEYGAEVVELDLRFDGTPGAHQHALDLTDADATRACLAAIGRIDAVFNIAGGFDMGPMVHETTPEQWQHMMRMNVDTARNVIAAVVPGMLARGRGSIVNVGALSAREGQANMGAYCVAKSTVMRLTESLAKELRAKGINVNAVLPSIIDTPTNRRDMPDADHSRWVAPRDLAAAMCFLGSDAARAIHGALLPVSGLA
- a CDS encoding thiolase family protein, translated to MSIRDQACVTGIGETKYTRETTRTQAELTFEAALAAIADAGLEPKDIDGVVPYVMGGVIAEDFITNFGLPDLRYSALTPMGGASSVAALQNAALAVAGGLANHVLITLGRGALSTGRITDRIGQMPQFRVVGEFEMPMGTVAPAQFYAPMARRHMELYGTTSEQLGEIAVTFRKHALLHDNAMMQKPMTLADHQASRMIADPLRLYDCCLESAGAAAVVISRADRARDLRQPPVYIGGVAEGHPDSPSTITQRPDICRIGLAKAAPKAFAMAGVTHQDIDVAEIYDCFTYIVLCQLEDMGFCAKGEGGAFVQGGRIALGGELPVNTHGGLLSQAHIAGMNHIVELTRQLRGQAGARQVANAEVGLVTGYGDLGDGSIAILHR
- a CDS encoding Zn-ribbon domain-containing OB-fold protein encodes the protein MNAPNYDKPLPDITALTRPFWDGLREHRLVLQACARCHTVRHYPRPVCDRCYSMESVWVTGSGRGTLHSWTVNHHPFHFAFKRESPFITSTVDLAEGVRMQAPLRDADASQLELGMPVELVFEDMTPELTLPAFRLA
- a CDS encoding MaoC family dehydratase N-terminal domain-containing protein produces the protein MDTLLTDDIRAWIGRSDAPQTIEVTRRDIIKYALASEQSLPRYLNGDEAPPMFLFGADRPLTALAELGPDGLRQDNLLPPLPLKRVMAGGVKQRYQRAIVPGDVLHITRTVSDIFEKQGGSGPLIFVVYDIEVRDAAGALVMQETQTRIIR
- a CDS encoding universal stress protein — translated: MCYKDIVVQIADGPDCATRLALALKLATLHGAHLTGLYVEPPLPMSAFPEIPVPVEIIDAQEAAAAQRLAALEQQFAQAARQAGVSAEWRVSHADAVTALNVNARYADLLVTGHSEDSNVSWFDIAATKHIALESGRPVLVVPCHAAVATFGERVLVAWNGSREAVRAVHDALPLLKRAAFVQVVVINPSVGYGDHGAEPGADICRHLARHGIQAEAYVGHADSQAIGAALHQQATAIGADLVVMGAYGHSRFRELVLGGVTRHLLQHLPVPMLMAH